A genomic stretch from Spiroplasma endosymbiont of Clivina fossor includes:
- a CDS encoding transposase family protein, which translates to MLDKYKDENEFYSLIGIKYKTFMKMVEILKEGEAKQKQIGGRPNKLSIEQRLLMTLEYWKEYSTYRIIAKKYNISHVSCIRNIFWVENTLIKNSHFHIPGKKILLENKGTTNNLLAIDATEIPIERIKKN; encoded by the coding sequence ATGTTAGATAAATACAAAGACGAAAACGAATTTTATAGTTTAATAGGCATAAAATATAAAACTTTCATGAAAATGGTAGAAATTTTAAAAGAAGGTGAAGCTAAACAAAAACAAATTGGTGGTAGACCAAATAAATTATCAATAGAGCAAAGATTACTTATGACTTTAGAATACTGAAAAGAATATAGTACATATCGTATTATTGCAAAAAAATATAATATTAGTCATGTTAGTTGTATTCGTAATATCTTTTGAGTTGAAAATACTCTAATAAAAAATAGTCACTTTCATATACCTGGCAAAAAGATATTATTAGAAAATAAGGGTACTACTAATAATTTATTAGCAATTGATGCTACAGAAATTCCAATTGAAAGAATTAAAAAAAACTAA
- a CDS encoding transposase family protein — MFFGKKRQHSLKSQIIIDLFNNKIISVDFCYGSTHDYKLFLKSNTLINPKLELIADSGYQGLQNVHKNTLLPIKKSKNNPLNPDKKEYNSFLSKVRIVIEHVFARLKRFKILVYRYRNKIRRFGLRFNLISGIYNFELS, encoded by the coding sequence TTATTTTTTGGTAAGAAAAGGCAACATTCATTAAAATCGCAAATAATTATTGATTTATTTAACAATAAAATTATTTCAGTAGATTTTTGTTATGGCAGTACTCATGATTATAAGTTATTTTTAAAATCAAATACACTTATAAATCCAAAATTAGAATTAATTGCCGATTCAGGATATCAAGGTTTGCAAAATGTTCATAAAAATACATTATTGCCAATTAAAAAGAGTAAAAATAATCCTTTAAATCCAGATAAAAAGGAATATAATAGCTTTTTAAGTAAAGTTAGAATTGTCATTGAACATGTTTTTGCTAGATTAAAAAGATTTAAAATACTAGTTTATCGTTATCGCAATAAGATTAGAAGATTTGGATTACGATTTAACTTAATTTCAGGAATATATAATTTTGAATTAAGCTAG
- the ybeY gene encoding rRNA maturation RNase YbeY, whose translation MKNNFDIINNTEFDVTFYTDSWHKILNTITDMLNIDDALELSLNIISKEMSLKLNQTYRRKNYVADVLSFPVEEDSQKLYAMINMRILGDIFICFELAQEQADKYEHSLLRELSFLFLHGLLHLLGYDHQTKSEKDIMFALQDEVLTKLKITRNK comes from the coding sequence ATGAAAAATAATTTTGATATCATTAATAATACTGAATTTGATGTCACATTTTATACTGACTCGTGGCATAAAATTTTAAATACAATAACCGATATGTTAAATATTGATGATGCTTTAGAATTATCGTTAAACATTATTAGTAAAGAAATGAGTTTGAAATTAAATCAAACTTATCGGCGAAAAAATTATGTTGCTGATGTGCTATCTTTTCCCGTTGAAGAAGATAGTCAAAAACTTTATGCGATGATTAATATGCGAATTTTAGGTGATATTTTTATTTGCTTTGAATTAGCACAAGAACAAGCCGATAAATATGAACATAGTTTATTGCGCGAGTTATCATTTTTATTTTTACACGGTTTGTTACATTTATTGGGATATGATCATCAAACTAAATCAGAAAAAGATATCATGTTTGCTTTACAAGATGAAGTATTAACAAAGTTAAAAATTACTAGAAATAAATAG
- a CDS encoding ABC transporter ATP-binding protein, with amino-acid sequence MKETNSNLLLVDIKNLSKKYRQKWALQDINLQIYCGGERRIGLIGANGSGKSTISEIIAGIRKPTAGVVWKKSELVIGIQFQDSKYPMGITILDMIQYYLETFDIKYHHDDLENLLKTYQLDGIKKKQINSLSGGQQQRLNILLVVIHKPQLIILDEVSTGLDIKVREDIFEFLEENVVKKNVTMILVTHIYEWSRKVLWKNHFFT; translated from the coding sequence ATGAAGGAAACAAATAGTAATTTATTATTAGTTGACATAAAAAATTTAAGTAAAAAATATCGTCAAAAATGAGCTTTACAAGATATTAATTTACAAATTTATTGTGGTGGCGAGCGAAGAATTGGTTTGATTGGTGCTAATGGTAGTGGCAAATCAACCATTTCAGAAATTATTGCGGGAATAAGAAAGCCAACAGCAGGAGTAGTTTGAAAAAAGTCAGAATTAGTTATTGGGATTCAGTTTCAAGATTCTAAATATCCGATGGGTATTACTATTTTAGATATGATTCAGTATTACTTAGAAACTTTTGATATTAAATATCATCATGATGATTTAGAAAATTTGTTAAAAACATATCAACTAGATGGTATTAAGAAAAAACAAATTAATTCTTTATCTGGAGGTCAACAACAAAGATTAAATATTTTATTAGTAGTTATTCATAAACCGCAATTAATTATTTTAGATGAAGTATCAACAGGTTTAGATATTAAAGTTCGTGAAGATATTTTTGAATTTTTAGAAGAAAATGTTGTTAAGAAAAATGTAACGATGATTTTAGTAACCCATATTTATGAGTGAAGTAGAAAAGTTTTGTGAAAAAATCATTTTTTTACATAA
- a CDS encoding ABC transporter permease: protein MSEVEKFCEKIIFLHNGLIKEQITVKEVIEQYGTVAEYTKVKFKFYKEQDKNNNPSLIINNERKKIMFNNLMTEKRLFKSFFKLLIRYYSRGYMAVSYLIFFPLMILIIDFIVFSSELPNIDDEFLLSKIKNMIAGALMIQVMIIGFQIISGTIVEFRNSIIIKHFGSINMKPRTFFLTVILFGCILSLFTILITLFWTIIIFGRQFNISELLSFINLPVIGYLIFSIIISISFGVLLATFLKTQKQHMLISNALFLPMMLFSGVFLSNLNFDKNLIFKIFSYLSIFKYPSNLLMNNIANNNMLSNTNFIINILVSSALPLIFIGVAIKWWKWYE, encoded by the coding sequence ATGAGTGAAGTAGAAAAGTTTTGTGAAAAAATCATTTTTTTACATAATGGTTTAATTAAAGAACAAATTACTGTTAAAGAAGTTATTGAACAATATGGTACCGTTGCTGAATATACAAAAGTAAAATTTAAATTTTATAAAGAACAAGATAAAAATAATAATCCTTCTTTAATTATCAATAATGAAAGGAAAAAAATAATGTTCAATAACTTGATGACAGAAAAAAGATTATTTAAAAGTTTTTTTAAACTTTTAATTCGTTATTACTCTCGTGGATATATGGCTGTTAGTTATTTAATTTTTTTTCCCTTAATGATATTAATAATTGATTTTATTGTTTTTTCCAGTGAATTACCTAATATTGATGATGAATTTTTATTAAGCAAAATAAAAAATATGATTGCGGGGGCATTAATGATTCAAGTAATGATTATTGGGTTTCAAATTATTTCAGGAACAATTGTTGAATTTCGTAATTCAATAATTATTAAGCATTTTGGATCAATTAATATGAAACCCAGAACTTTTTTCTTAACTGTTATTTTATTTGGTTGTATTTTAAGTTTGTTTACAATTTTAATAACATTATTTTGAACTATCATTATTTTTGGGCGTCAATTTAATATTAGTGAACTTTTAAGTTTTATTAACTTACCAGTTATTGGTTATTTAATATTTTCTATTATAATTAGTATTAGTTTTGGAGTTTTATTAGCAACATTTTTAAAAACTCAAAAACAACATATGTTAATTTCTAATGCTTTATTTTTACCAATGATGCTTTTTAGTGGCGTATTTTTATCAAATTTAAATTTTGATAAGAATTTAATTTTTAAGATTTTTAGTTATTTATCAATTTTTAAATATCCAAGTAATTTATTAATGAATAATATTGCTAACAATAATATGTTATCCAACACAAATTTTATTATTAATATTTTAGTTTCTAGTGCCTTACCCTTAATATTTATTGGCGTTGCCATTAAATGGTGAAAATGATATGAATAA
- the era gene encoding GTPase Era, with translation MALPLNGENDMNNNFRFGFIAIVGEPNVGKSTLLNTLMLKKIAIVSNKPQTTRNRIQGILTTDDYQIIFIDSPGIHKSTNELGKSLNRVAMQSTNGVEGILWLVNSYEEISLTHQYIYKSLQEREVPIFLGLTKIDLITSKQLEQKIKLWNERFNVQEIIGISCLKNINISFLLNKLMMTLPLGPQYFPKNMFQDQQEDFFVKEIIREKILLLTHQEVPHGVAILIEEFKKERTKKIIRVIATIIVERDSQKGILIGNGGKMIKNIGSQARIELEEIFATQFYLELFVKVIKKWRDSPNILAKLGYGKK, from the coding sequence TTGGCGTTGCCATTAAATGGTGAAAATGATATGAATAATAATTTTCGTTTTGGTTTTATTGCCATTGTTGGTGAACCAAATGTTGGTAAATCTACTTTATTAAATACTTTAATGTTAAAAAAAATTGCTATTGTTAGTAATAAACCGCAAACAACAAGAAATCGAATTCAAGGAATTTTGACTACCGATGATTATCAAATAATTTTTATTGATAGTCCAGGAATTCATAAATCTACTAATGAATTAGGAAAAAGTTTAAATCGGGTGGCAATGCAAAGTACTAACGGTGTTGAAGGTATTTTATGATTAGTTAATAGTTATGAAGAAATTTCATTAACACATCAATATATATATAAGTCTTTGCAGGAGCGAGAAGTACCAATTTTTTTAGGATTGACAAAAATTGATTTAATTACTTCTAAGCAATTAGAGCAAAAAATTAAATTATGAAATGAACGATTTAATGTTCAAGAAATTATTGGTATTAGTTGTTTAAAAAATATTAATATTAGTTTTTTATTAAATAAGCTGATGATGACATTACCGCTTGGACCGCAGTATTTTCCTAAAAATATGTTTCAAGATCAACAAGAAGATTTTTTTGTTAAAGAAATTATTCGTGAGAAAATTCTCTTATTAACTCATCAAGAAGTACCACACGGTGTTGCGATTTTAATTGAGGAATTTAAAAAGGAAAGAACAAAAAAAATTATTCGTGTAATCGCTACTATTATTGTTGAAAGAGATTCACAAAAAGGAATTTTAATTGGCAATGGTGGAAAAATGATTAAAAATATTGGGTCGCAAGCAAGAATTGAATTAGAAGAAATTTTTGCGACCCAATTTTATTTAGAATTATTCGTTAAAGTAATAAAAAAATGAAGAGATAGTCCTAACATATTAGCAAAATTAGGTTATGGTAAAAAATAA
- the recO gene encoding DNA repair protein RecO, with protein sequence MTTKISGIIVNKQDYKLVDAVVNIYTINGIIAIYCPGVQKITSKNQAFLQLFNYCEFELFFAYSKNKMHRLKTGVILETFPNIHSNYERLMVSNYLVKLYSELTDEDTKYYF encoded by the coding sequence TTGACAACAAAAATTTCGGGAATAATTGTTAATAAACAAGATTATAAATTGGTTGATGCCGTTGTTAATATTTATACTATTAATGGCATTATTGCTATTTATTGTCCGGGGGTGCAAAAAATTACTTCTAAAAATCAAGCATTTTTACAATTATTTAATTATTGTGAATTTGAATTATTTTTTGCTTATAGTAAAAATAAAATGCATCGATTAAAAACCGGAGTTATTCTTGAAACATTCCCTAATATTCATAGTAACTATGAACGCTTAATGGTCAGTAATTATTTAGTTAAACTTTATAGTGAACTTACTGATGAGGATACTAAATATTATTTTTAA
- a CDS encoding DNA repair protein RecO C-terminal domain-containing protein has product MRILNIIFNELLVILQTINNDKNEVKKLFCFLTFKVLKLLGLQLQLNHCSICKSNKNIKNNKLISWWLCLSWLF; this is encoded by the coding sequence ATGAGGATACTAAATATTATTTTTAATGAATTATTAGTTATTTTACAAACTATTAATAATGATAAAAATGAAGTTAAAAAACTTTTCTGTTTTTTAACTTTTAAAGTGTTAAAACTTTTAGGATTACAATTGCAACTAAACCATTGTAGCATTTGTAAAAGTAATAAGAATATTAAAAACAATAAATTGATCAGCTGGTGGCTTTGTTTGTCGTGGTTGTTTTAA
- a CDS encoding transposase family protein: MKFKKNNQISDKNFLRLTGIKHTTFNKMLEILKIEELKKRFRRGRTNKLSLENRILMTLEYWREYRTYFHIAKSYDISESSCYRNIKWIEDTLIKHPNFQQLTGQKSLLKDYFKDKTVIIDVTESQIQRPKKDKNSTTQEKRKNTQ; encoded by the coding sequence ATGAAATTTAAAAAAAATAATCAAATAAGTGATAAAAATTTTTTAAGATTAACTGGTATTAAACATACTACTTTTAATAAAATGCTAGAAATTTTAAAAATAGAAGAATTAAAAAAGAGATTTCGTCGCGGAAGAACCAATAAATTATCATTAGAAAATCGTATTTTAATGACTTTAGAATATTGAAGAGAATATAGAACTTATTTTCATATTGCAAAAAGTTATGATATTAGTGAAAGTAGTTGTTATAGAAATATCAAATGAATTGAAGACACTTTAATAAAACACCCTAATTTTCAACAACTTACTGGTCAAAAATCACTATTAAAAGATTATTTCAAAGATAAGACTGTTATAATTGATGTAACTGAAAGCCAAATCCAACGCCCAAAAAAAGACAAAAACAGCACTACTCAGGAAAAAAGAAAAAACACACAATAA
- a CDS encoding transposase family protein gives MKTQVIIEKDSKKIISSDFSYGKNHDFKILKDSKIKFLPETTVLVDLGYQGIQKINHNVLIPKRKSKKNPLNKEEKQNNERISKMRIVIENVFAILKKFKIISEKYRNRRKRFALRFNLIASIYNLQLLV, from the coding sequence ATAAAAACACAAGTTATAATTGAAAAAGATAGTAAAAAAATTATTAGTTCTGATTTTTCTTATGGTAAAAACCATGACTTTAAAATTTTAAAAGATTCAAAAATTAAATTTTTACCAGAAACAACTGTTTTAGTGGATTTAGGTTATCAAGGCATACAAAAAATTAATCATAATGTTTTAATTCCTAAAAGAAAATCAAAGAAAAACCCTTTAAATAAAGAAGAAAAGCAAAATAATGAGCGAATTTCAAAAATGAGAATTGTTATTGAAAATGTTTTTGCTATACTTAAAAAATTTAAAATTATTAGTGAAAAATATCGAAATCGTAGAAAAAGATTTGCTTTAAGATTTAATTTAATAGCTTCAATTTATAATTTACAACTATTAGTTTAA
- a CDS encoding IS1/IS1595 family N-terminal zinc-binding domain-containing protein, which yields MEKIIQELVNILTDDQFLEFYEKVKQQAELIKKQKRLNEIDQKFRAQGIKCPKCESYHCVKNGHNSEGKQKYLCKNCRASFDAFRNHFIYWSHLNYEQWIN from the coding sequence ATGGAAAAAATAATTCAAGAACTAGTAAATATTTTAACAGATGATCAATTTTTAGAATTTTATGAAAAAGTCAAACAACAAGCAGAATTAATAAAAAAACAAAAACGTTTAAATGAAATTGATCAAAAATTTAGAGCGCAAGGTATTAAATGCCCTAAATGTGAATCTTACCATTGCGTTAAAAATGGACATAATTCAGAAGGAAAACAAAAATATTTATGTAAAAATTGCCGTGCAAGTTTTGACGCTTTTCGTAATCATTTTATTTATTGAAGTCATTTAAATTATGAACAATGAATTAATTAA
- a CDS encoding IS1/IS1595 family N-terminal zinc-binding domain-containing protein: MEKIIQELVNTLTDDQFLEFYEKVKQQAELIKKQKRLNEIDQKFRAQGIKCPKCESYHCVKNGHNPEGKQKYLCKNCRASFDAFRNHFIYWSHLNYEQWNLLIQISLLGQSSKTISRFIKTTLKTAWYNRQKLMKSKQLENTQLKFKKLSGKIQIDETFIKEIHKGNFKYKTDPRRIHLDPFATNTKCCIQMAIDNNNNIYVKSTNTKRLQKQWVIENMNKELINENSIITSDMQKLYFLVAKQTNSTLCVTKTTINPEASYRNLNKISKLQSSLKEALIHYHGLGFTNIQNYLNLWKWKYQHKGLTPNQQTAVLDFLQN, encoded by the coding sequence ATGGAAAAAATAATTCAAGAACTAGTAAATACTTTAACAGATGATCAATTTTTAGAATTTTATGAAAAAGTCAAACAACAAGCAGAATTAATAAAAAAACAAAAACGTTTAAATGAAATTGATCAAAAATTTAGAGCGCAAGGTATTAAATGCCCTAAATGTGAATCTTACCATTGCGTTAAAAATGGACATAATCCAGAAGGAAAACAAAAATATTTATGTAAAAATTGCCGTGCAAGTTTTGACGCTTTTCGTAATCATTTTATTTATTGAAGTCATTTAAATTATGAACAATGAAATTTATTGATTCAAATTTCATTGCTGGGGCAATCTAGTAAAACAATTTCTCGTTTTATTAAAACTACATTAAAAACTGCTTGATATAATCGTCAAAAATTAATGAAATCAAAACAATTAGAAAATACCCAATTAAAATTTAAAAAATTATCTGGTAAAATCCAAATCGATGAAACATTTATTAAAGAAATCCATAAAGGAAATTTCAAATATAAAACTGATCCACGAAGAATTCACCTTGACCCATTCGCAACTAATACTAAATGCTGTATTCAAATGGCAATTGATAATAATAACAATATTTATGTTAAATCCACAAACACCAAACGTTTACAAAAACAATGAGTTATTGAAAATATGAACAAAGAATTAATTAACGAAAATTCAATTATTACTTCTGATATGCAAAAATTATATTTTTTAGTAGCAAAACAAACAAATTCTACTTTATGTGTAACTAAAACAACAATTAATCCTGAAGCTAGTTATCGTAACTTAAATAAAATCAGTAAATTACAATCTAGTCTTAAAGAAGCCTTAATTCATTATCATGGTTTAGGTTTTACTAATATTCAAAATTATTTAAATCTCTGAAAATGAAAATACCAACATAAGGGTTTAACTCCAAACCAACAAACAGCGGTATTAGACTTCTTGCAAAATTAA